A genomic segment from Nicotiana sylvestris chromosome 1, ASM39365v2, whole genome shotgun sequence encodes:
- the LOC104226611 gene encoding F-box protein At5g51380-like has product MPTSPEENPNPKVKLPAPTKKRRSSLSDIWYNKDPQALKQLVLQMRAQSVSNSTTPPSEPDSDTQTLTLDDPEPTRFSAPDYIDLLSDELLLSVLSKVPEEQQHISNSLVCKRWCNLSGKLVRSIKLLDWEFLESGRLSYRFPGLIDVDLVRACVKSRRNSGIVMSHRLVSLHLDSSFVNGGFVRKDGFLGKEVVDGGVKVLVEGCANLRRMVLMNVSVEGLSYLGEKCETLQELELHFCDDFTLKGLFGCRNLQILKLVGCIDGLYNSMVSDIGLTILAQGCRRLFKLELVGCEGSYDGIKAIGQCCQMLEELVLCDHRMDGGWLSALSYCSNLKTLKLNCCKVLDSSPGPDEHLGSCSTLEELHLDQCQLRDKQGVRALFLVCETVRELVFRDCWGLDNTIFATASVCRSLRFLSLEGCSLLTTEGLDSVVQSWTVLERLRVVSCNNIKDSEITPQLASLFSVLKELKWRPDSRSFLSSGLEGTGIGQKGGRSLRRK; this is encoded by the exons ATGCCCACGTCACCTGAAGAAAACCCTAACCCTAAGGTTAAATTACCGGCGCCGACGAAGAAACGGCGGTCGAGCTTATCGGATATATGGTACAACAAGGATCCTCAGGCGTTGAAGCAATTAGTGCTTCAAATGCGAGCTCAATCGGTTTCTAATTCAACTACTCCACCTTCTGAGCCCGATTCTGATacccaaaccctaaccctagacgACCCGGAACCGACCCGTTTCTCTGCTCCGGATTATATTGACTTGCTCTCTGATGAGTTGCTGTTGAGTGTGCTTTCGAAGGTTCCAGAAGAACAGCAGCACATTTCGAATTCATTGGTTTGTAAGCGTTGGTGTAATCTTAGTGGGAAGTTGGTTAGGTCTATTAAGCTGTTGGATTGGGAATTTTTGGAATCTGGGAGGCTAAGTTATAGGTTCCCGGGTTTAATTGACGTTGACCTAGTTCGAGCTTGTGTGAAATCAAGGAGGAATTCGGGGATTGTTATGAGTCATAGGCTCGTTTCGTTGCATTTGGACTCGAGCTTTGTCAATGGAGGGTTTGTTAGGAAAGACGGGTTTTTGGGGAAAGAGGTGGTTGATGGAGGGGTTAAGGTTTTAGTTGAGGGTTGTGCTAATTTAAGGAGAATGGTGTTGATGAATGTGAGTGTAGAGGGGCTGAGTTATTTGGGGGAAAAGTGTGAAACTTTGCAGGAGTTGGAATTGCATTTCTGTGATGACTTTACATTGAAGGGGTTATTTGGTTGTAGGAATTTGCAGATACTGAAATTGGTTGGTTGCATTGATGGGTTGTATAATTCAATGGTTTCGGATATAGGGTTGACTATTTTGGCTCAAGGGTGTAGGCGTTTATTTAAGCTTGAGCTGGTCGGATGCGAAGGAAGTTATGATGGGATCAAAGCAATTGGGCAGTGCTGTCAGATGCTAGAGGAATTGGTACTTTGTGATCATAGGATGGATGGTGGGTGGTTGTCAGCTCTGTCATATTGTAGCAACTTGAAAACTTTGAAGCTTAATTGTTGTAAGGTTTTGGATTCAAGTCCTGGCCCTGATGAGCACTTGGGTTCCTGTTCTACTCTCGAGGAGCTACATTTAGACCAGTGTCAATTACGGGACAAGCAAGGTGTGAGAGCATTGTTTCTGGTCTGTGAAACTGTTCGAGAGCTTGTGTTTAGGGACTGTTGGGGATTAGACAACACTATATTTGCCACTGCAAGTGTTTGTCG GAGCTTGAGATTTCTCTCTTTGGAAGGATGCTCCTTGCTCACGACTGAAGGATTAGATTCGGTAGTTCAGTCATGGACAGTGCTTGAAAGGCTTAGGGTAGTCTCATGTAACAATATAAAAGATAGTGAAATAACACCACAACTAGCGAGTTTATTTTCTGTTCTCAAAGAGCTAAAGTGGAGGCCAGATTCTCGGTCTTTCCTTTCATCAGGTCTTGAAGGGACTGGAATTGGGCAGAAAGGTGGTAGATCGTTGCGGAGGAAGTGA